One window from the genome of Spirosoma rhododendri encodes:
- a CDS encoding outer membrane beta-barrel protein — protein sequence MKKVAGFGFISLLLLGTLSQAQTKSPALYRLKTKESSVTEKRFRKILGDNYDGQDQNKRNYDDDRKRRRRRQTTGSTDETGPDYARPTHLIEMGIRFAPSLDLNTAEGSGSYLGFRNNGAGVRLSVGPTLDYYFFKDRYAFSTGLWYTIKRSGFQMPGTFGQSRFNPNLPEQESTYNLQYLQLPVTVKMFANDLAPGVRLYVQTGGLLSLKLAEKPLDTARNGLYLAESGGSRRQYGFGDIELLLGTGVQYKLNRNNAVNVGLATSGVC from the coding sequence ATGAAAAAAGTTGCAGGGTTCGGGTTCATTTCGCTGCTTCTGCTGGGTACGCTCAGTCAGGCGCAGACCAAGTCACCGGCCCTCTACCGGTTGAAAACGAAGGAATCCAGCGTTACCGAAAAACGGTTTCGCAAAATTCTCGGCGATAATTACGACGGGCAGGATCAGAACAAGCGTAATTACGATGATGACCGCAAGCGTCGCCGTCGCCGACAAACAACCGGTAGTACCGACGAAACCGGCCCCGACTACGCCCGCCCAACGCACCTGATCGAAATGGGTATTCGTTTCGCCCCCTCCCTCGATCTCAACACGGCCGAGGGGTCGGGTTCGTACCTTGGTTTCCGGAACAACGGCGCAGGGGTACGGCTTAGTGTCGGCCCAACACTGGATTACTACTTCTTCAAAGATCGGTACGCCTTCAGCACGGGGCTATGGTACACGATCAAACGATCTGGCTTTCAGATGCCGGGCACGTTTGGTCAATCGCGGTTCAACCCGAATTTACCGGAACAGGAATCGACGTACAATCTTCAGTATCTGCAATTGCCGGTTACTGTCAAGATGTTTGCCAACGACCTCGCACCGGGCGTCCGGCTTTACGTACAAACGGGTGGCCTGCTGAGCCTGAAACTTGCCGAAAAACCGCTCGACACGGCGCGGAACGGGCTGTATCTGGCAGAAAGCGGGGGTAGTCGGAGGCAGTATGGCTTTGGTGATATTGAGCTGTTGCTGGGTACGGGGGTTCAGTACAAACTCAACCGCAACAACGCCGTCAATGTGGGATTAGCTACCAGCGGGGTCTGCTGA
- the hisF gene encoding imidazole glycerol phosphate synthase subunit HisF, with protein MLTKRIIPCLDIKDGRTVKGTNFVNLRDAGDPVALAAMYAEQGADELVFLDITATVDERKTLIELVRNVAHTINIPFTVGGGISSVADVSALLNAGADKISINSSAVRNPDLVNELALEFGSQCVVVAIDTRYVDGEHIVHTHGGRKPTELRTIAWAKEVENRGAGELLLTSMDADGTKAGFALDLTAQISGAANIPVIASGGAGTMDHFVDVFTTGKADAGLAASIFHFREIDIPALKGYLRQEGIEMRI; from the coding sequence ATGCTGACAAAACGAATTATTCCCTGCCTTGACATCAAAGACGGGCGCACCGTGAAAGGTACCAACTTCGTAAATCTGCGCGACGCGGGTGACCCGGTGGCTTTGGCGGCCATGTATGCCGAGCAAGGTGCCGACGAACTGGTGTTCTTAGACATTACCGCTACTGTCGACGAGCGTAAAACGCTGATTGAGCTGGTCAGGAACGTCGCGCATACAATCAATATTCCGTTTACCGTCGGTGGCGGTATTTCGTCGGTGGCCGATGTATCGGCACTGCTGAACGCGGGGGCCGACAAGATTTCGATCAATTCGTCGGCGGTGCGTAACCCCGATCTGGTCAACGAGCTGGCGCTGGAATTTGGCAGTCAGTGCGTCGTTGTAGCCATCGATACGCGCTACGTTGATGGGGAGCATATCGTACACACCCACGGCGGACGCAAACCAACCGAACTTCGCACGATTGCGTGGGCGAAAGAAGTGGAGAATCGTGGCGCGGGCGAACTGCTGCTGACATCGATGGACGCCGACGGTACGAAAGCCGGTTTTGCACTCGACCTGACCGCACAAATTTCGGGTGCGGCCAACATCCCCGTCATCGCGTCGGGAGGGGCCGGTACGATGGATCACTTCGTCGACGTGTTCACAACAGGAAAGGCCGACGCCGGGCTGGCTGCCAGCATTTTCCACTTCCGCGAAATCGACATTCCCGCGTTGAAAGGCTACCTGCGGCAGGAAGGTATTGAGATGCGGATTTGA
- a CDS encoding GNAT family N-acetyltransferase: MTDDYIISTDKSRLDLNLVHQFLSQESYWAKNMPMELVRKAVDNSLCFGVYLADQQVGFARVITDYTTFAYLSDVFVVKEHRGKGLSKRLVQYIVDYPDLQGLRRWTLVTVDAHTLYEQFGFTFPDDPKLYMQRKLIDSY, encoded by the coding sequence ATGACCGACGACTACATTATCAGCACAGATAAATCACGGCTTGATCTAAATCTTGTCCATCAGTTCTTGAGTCAGGAATCGTACTGGGCGAAAAATATGCCGATGGAGTTGGTTCGCAAAGCGGTCGACAACTCGCTGTGCTTTGGCGTATACCTTGCCGATCAGCAGGTTGGTTTTGCCCGCGTCATTACCGACTACACCACCTTTGCCTACCTATCGGACGTGTTTGTGGTGAAAGAACATCGTGGAAAAGGATTGTCGAAACGGCTGGTGCAGTATATCGTCGACTATCCTGACTTGCAGGGTCTTCGACGCTGGACGCTGGTCACGGTCGATGCTCATACGCTTTATGAACAGTTCGGTTTCACTTTTCCCGACGATCCCAAACTGTATATGCAACGAAAACTAATCGACAGCTACTGA
- the hisA gene encoding 1-(5-phosphoribosyl)-5-[(5-phosphoribosylamino)methylideneamino]imidazole-4-carboxamide isomerase: MHIIPAIDLIDGKAVRLTQGDYSQKKEYNARPLEVAQQFEDAGLTRLHLVDLDGAKAKHVVNWKVLELITGKTSLHVDFGGGVQSDDDLRIAFECGARQVTGGSIAVKQPDVMERWLSQQGAEKIILGADAKNEKIAVSGWEEGTDVWVYDFVQNWVEKGIQYVISTDVAKDGLLQGPSFELYRTMQEQLPSLNIIASGGVSNMADIETLADMGLFGVIVGKAIYEGRVTLKELSKINQ; this comes from the coding sequence ATGCATATCATTCCCGCTATCGACCTCATCGACGGTAAAGCTGTCCGGCTGACGCAGGGCGATTACAGTCAGAAAAAAGAATACAACGCCCGCCCGCTGGAAGTGGCGCAACAGTTTGAGGACGCTGGCCTGACGCGCCTGCACTTGGTCGACCTCGACGGGGCAAAGGCGAAGCATGTTGTTAACTGGAAAGTGCTCGAACTGATTACGGGCAAAACCAGCCTTCACGTCGATTTCGGCGGTGGTGTTCAGTCCGACGACGATCTGCGGATTGCGTTTGAGTGCGGTGCCAGGCAAGTGACGGGCGGTAGCATCGCCGTTAAGCAGCCCGACGTGATGGAACGCTGGCTGTCGCAGCAGGGAGCCGAGAAGATTATCCTGGGTGCCGACGCGAAAAACGAGAAAATTGCCGTCAGCGGCTGGGAAGAAGGCACCGATGTATGGGTGTATGACTTTGTGCAGAACTGGGTCGAGAAAGGTATTCAGTACGTTATCAGCACCGACGTAGCCAAAGACGGACTGCTACAGGGACCGTCGTTTGAACTGTACCGTACGATGCAGGAGCAACTGCCCAGCCTGAACATCATCGCCAGTGGCGGGGTCAGCAACATGGCTGATATCGAGACGCTGGCCGATATGGGCCTGTTCGGCGTCATTGTCGGCAAGGCGATTTACGAGGGGCGTGTTACGTTGAAGGAACTGTCGAAAATTAATCAGTAG
- the hisH gene encoding imidazole glycerol phosphate synthase subunit HisH, whose product MKTVIIKYNAGNVQSVMYALDRLGASYLLTDDEAEIRSADKVIFPGVGEASTAMAYLRQRGLDKLIPSLTQPVLGTCVGMQLMCRHSEENDATCMGIFDIDVRRLPGNVGLKVPHTGWNSIHSLKSPLTTGLSESDYVYFVHSYAADVCEHTTAVCEYGRPFSAMLHRDNFYAAQFHAEISGNVGQRILENFLRL is encoded by the coding sequence ATGAAAACGGTCATTATCAAATACAACGCGGGGAACGTGCAGTCGGTAATGTACGCGCTCGACCGGCTGGGGGCCAGCTACCTGCTTACCGACGATGAAGCCGAAATTCGCTCGGCCGACAAAGTGATCTTTCCCGGCGTGGGCGAAGCGAGCACGGCCATGGCGTACCTGCGGCAGCGCGGCCTCGACAAACTGATTCCGTCGCTGACACAGCCGGTATTGGGTACCTGCGTCGGGATGCAGCTGATGTGCCGCCACTCGGAAGAAAACGACGCGACCTGCATGGGCATCTTCGACATCGACGTGCGCCGACTACCGGGCAACGTGGGGCTGAAAGTGCCGCACACGGGCTGGAACAGCATTCACTCGCTGAAAAGTCCGCTGACGACAGGGCTATCGGAAAGCGATTACGTTTACTTCGTCCACAGCTATGCCGCCGACGTCTGCGAACATACCACGGCGGTTTGTGAATACGGCCGGCCATTCAGCGCGATGCTGCACCGCGACAATTTCTACGCGGCTCAGTTTCACGCCGAAATCAGCGGCAATGTCGGGCAGCGTATACTTGAGAACTTCTTACGGTTATAA
- a CDS encoding LLM class flavin-dependent oxidoreductase — MELGISSFGEVNPDNKAGQAVNAHQRMQELLEEIKLADEVGLDVFALGEHHRPDFIISAPEVILAAAAAQTKTIRLSSAVTVLSSADPVRTFQNFATLDLISNGRAEILAGRGSFTESFPLFGYDLSDYNELFTEKLSLLLAINESEQVTWSGKLRAPLKQAGIYPRPLQPKLPIWIAVGGTPASAVRAGRLNLPMTVAMLGGTPERFVPFINLYRESAEKAGHDVSKLQLAANSQFYIADDSQQASNEFWPPYELLMNRVGRERGWPPISREQYEQTRKYGPLMVGSPQQVIDKILHFHELFQNTRYLGQMIGGHLISHKQNLRSIELFGTKVAPAVRKALQAVPVEIAQ, encoded by the coding sequence ATGGAACTAGGCATCAGTAGTTTCGGAGAGGTAAATCCCGACAACAAAGCAGGGCAGGCGGTCAACGCACATCAGCGAATGCAGGAACTGCTCGAAGAGATAAAACTGGCCGACGAAGTTGGGCTGGATGTGTTTGCGCTGGGTGAACACCATCGCCCCGACTTTATCATTTCGGCCCCCGAGGTGATACTGGCTGCGGCTGCGGCTCAAACCAAAACCATTCGGCTGTCAAGCGCCGTAACGGTGCTGAGTTCGGCCGACCCGGTGCGCACGTTTCAAAACTTCGCTACGCTGGACCTGATCTCGAATGGTCGGGCGGAAATTTTGGCCGGGCGCGGGTCGTTCACCGAGTCGTTTCCACTGTTCGGCTACGACCTGAGCGACTACAATGAGCTATTTACGGAGAAGCTGAGCCTGTTGCTGGCGATCAATGAAAGCGAACAGGTAACGTGGTCAGGAAAGCTTCGGGCACCGTTGAAACAAGCCGGAATCTACCCGCGCCCTTTGCAACCGAAACTGCCGATCTGGATTGCCGTTGGCGGTACGCCCGCATCGGCCGTAAGGGCGGGGCGGCTCAACCTGCCGATGACGGTAGCAATGCTGGGCGGGACACCGGAGCGGTTCGTGCCATTTATAAACTTATACCGTGAATCGGCGGAGAAGGCTGGTCATGATGTGAGTAAGCTGCAACTGGCGGCTAACTCTCAGTTCTACATCGCCGACGACTCGCAGCAGGCATCGAACGAGTTCTGGCCACCCTATGAGCTGTTGATGAATCGGGTCGGGCGGGAGCGGGGTTGGCCACCTATTAGCCGTGAGCAGTACGAGCAGACGCGCAAATACGGGCCGCTCATGGTTGGTAGCCCGCAGCAGGTAATCGACAAGATTCTGCATTTCCACGAACTGTTTCAGAACACGCGTTACCTCGGCCAAATGATCGGCGGGCACCTGATTTCGCACAAGCAAAACCTGCGATCTATCGAACTGTTCGGTACGAAAGTCGCTCCGGCTGTTCGCAAAGCGTTGCAGGCAGTGCCCGTCGAAATAGCTCAATAA
- a CDS encoding DUF72 domain-containing protein: MEFGKTPNLDTVSFALPPGNPFNARVWTAVEPAVRPQVYIGGPIWANKDYVGKVYPTNAKDKDFLHYYTRQFNTIELNLTHYQIPTPGMIEKWKNEATPGFAYCPKFPQLISHERQLVAAELQTEEFVNAVLQLEEFLGMTFLQLPPHFGPDKWPVLESYLKHLPDELNVSVEFRHPDWFGKVVWPQTLERLHALHRHVVITDVAGRRDVLHMGLSSPVLTLRFIANEGHQTDYSRTDAWVQRLKTWFEKGLQTAYLFIHGGGDNDTAPELILYWIRQLNQHCGLNLREPVLQPKVVQGSLF; the protein is encoded by the coding sequence ATGGAATTCGGAAAGACGCCTAATCTTGATACAGTTAGCTTCGCACTGCCCCCCGGTAATCCATTCAACGCGCGGGTCTGGACGGCCGTCGAACCCGCCGTTCGGCCACAGGTGTATATCGGTGGGCCAATCTGGGCAAACAAAGATTACGTGGGGAAGGTGTACCCAACCAACGCGAAAGATAAAGACTTCCTGCACTACTATACCCGGCAGTTCAACACCATTGAGCTGAACCTGACGCACTACCAGATTCCAACGCCGGGGATGATCGAGAAGTGGAAAAACGAAGCCACGCCCGGCTTTGCATACTGCCCTAAATTCCCGCAGCTTATCAGCCATGAGCGGCAACTGGTAGCGGCCGAGTTACAGACCGAAGAGTTTGTCAACGCGGTGCTGCAACTGGAAGAGTTTCTGGGCATGACCTTCCTGCAACTGCCGCCCCACTTCGGGCCCGACAAGTGGCCCGTGTTGGAAAGCTACCTCAAACACCTGCCCGACGAACTGAACGTATCCGTCGAATTTCGCCATCCCGACTGGTTCGGTAAAGTGGTCTGGCCCCAGACGCTCGAACGCCTGCACGCCCTACACCGGCATGTGGTCATCACCGACGTAGCCGGTCGGCGTGATGTACTGCACATGGGACTGAGCAGTCCGGTGCTGACGCTTCGCTTCATCGCCAACGAAGGCCACCAAACTGATTATAGCCGTACCGACGCCTGGGTGCAGCGGCTAAAAACGTGGTTCGAGAAAGGACTGCAAACGGCCTATCTGTTTATCCACGGTGGGGGCGACAACGATACCGCTCCCGAACTGATTCTGTACTGGATTCGCCAGTTAAATCAACACTGCGGGCTGAACCTGCGCGAACCCGTCCTGCAACCAAAAGTCGTGCAGGGTAGTCTGTTTTGA